TTAATAGATGAAAATTTATTATTTTTAATAAGATTATTAAATGAACATTTTGTAATAAAATTTTTAATATTTATATCATTTATAAAATTTTTACATATAGGATGATTATATAAAATTTTAATAAAAACGATGTCATTAATATAATTAATATATTTTGTTTCTATAAAAACATTAAATTGATAATTAATATTTTCAATTTTAAAAAAAAGATCTATACCTTCTTTTTTACCAATCCAATGTTTTTGCATATCTTTTACTTTTTTAGGCCATCCGTTTAATTTTTTTAAATCATTAAGTAATTCTTCAGCATAATGAGTAATTTTTAAAAACCATTGTTTAACTAATTTTTTTTGTACAATACTATTACATCTCCAACAACAATTATTAATAACTTGTTCATTTGCTAAAATTGTTTTATCTATATTACACCAATTAACTAAAGCATTTTTTTTATATGCTAAACCTAATTTGTATAATTTTAAAAAAAACCATTGTTCCCAATGATAATAATTAGGATCACATGTTGTTATTTCTCTATCCCAATCAAAACTAAATCCTAATAATTTTAATTGTTTTTTCATATCTAAAATATTATTTTTAGTCCATACATAAGGAGAAATATTATTTTCATTTGCTGCTATTTCAGCTGGCAAACCAAAAGAATCCCAACCAATTGGATGTAAAACATTTTTTCCTTGCATACGTTGATATCTTGCTATAACATCTCCTATTGTATAGTTACGCACATGTCCCATATGTAATTTACCTGATGGATAAGGCAACATAGAAAGACAATAAAATTTAGGTTTATTATAATCTTCAGTTACTTTAAAAGTTTTTTCTAAATGCCATTTTTTTTGTACATAAGATTCTATTTTTTTAGGAGAATATTTTTTTTTCATATCAAAAAAATTCCTGAATATATTTTAAAAACATTTTATTATAAAAAAAATATTTTATATTAATTATAATAATTCATATGGGTTTTTATAACCAAGTAAATTAAGTATATTAATTTCTTTTATTTGCATTATACATGTTTCTTGAATATTTTTATGATCATATTTTAACAAATGTAAACATGCATGTATAATCATGTGAGCCCAATGAGCATTTAATAACTTTTTTTGTAAAAAAGATTCATGTTCAATAATTTCCTTACATAAAATTATTTCTCCTAATAATGTTTTTTTTAAAAAATTATTTTTATCTAAAAAAGATAAAACATTTGTAGGTTTAGAAATTTGAAAATATTTTTTATTAAGTTTTTGAATATAATCTATTTCTACAATAGAAATTGTAATTTCAATTTTTTTTATATTAGTTTTCATAAATATTATTTTTAACCAATATAAAATATCATTTTTATATGGTATTTGATCATTATTTTTACAGAAATTATAATAATTTAAAATAATACTTAATTTCATAAATCATAGATAATTACATACTATATATCATCATATATAGATATAAATTTTCCATATAAAGAATATATATTAGAATCAATAATTTTTATTTTAACAAATTTACCAATATAATTTTTAGAATTTGTAAAAAAAACTATTCTATTATTTTCAGTTTTACCAAAATATTTATGATTTTGAAAAGAAAAACCTTCAACTAAAATTATCTGAATAGTATTAATCATTTTTAAACTAAATTTTTTAGTTTGTTGTTTAATATAATATTGAAGTAAATGTAACCTTTTTTTTTTATCTATAATACTAATATTATCTTTCATTTTACTAGCTGGAGTTCCAGGTCTAGATGAATAAATAAAACTAAAACTCATATCTAAATCTAAATCTAATATTAAAGAAATAGTATTATTAAAATCTTCTTCATTTTCTCCAGGGAAACCAACAATAAAATCTGAACTAATCTGTATTAATGGTCTAACATTTCTTAATTTATTTATAATTCTTGTATATTCTTCAATATTATATTGTCTCTTCATAAGATATAAGATTTTATCAGAACCACTTTGCACTGGTAAATGTATAAAATTTACTAATTGAGGAATTGTTTTATATATATTTATTAGTTCATCAGAAAAATATTTTGGATGATTTGTAGTAAATCTAATTCTTTTTATATTTTTTATTTCTGCAATTAATTTTAATAATTTTGTAAATGTATAATATTTTTTATATTTTTTATCGAAATATTTATAAGCATTAACATTTTGTCCTAATAAATATATTTCTTTCACTCCTTGAGAAGCTAAATGTTTAATTTCTAAAATAATATCTTTATAAGGTCTACTAATTTCTTTTCCTCTTGTATAAGGCACTATACAATAAGTACAATATTTATTACATCCTTCTATAATAGTAATAAAAGAACTTACTTTTTTTGTTTTACTAAAAGGGAAAAATTTAAATTTTTCAATTTTAGGGAAACTAATATCAATTAAATATTTTTTAAATTGACGTATCTTATATATCATTTTAGGTAATCTATGAAAAGTTTGAGGTCCAAAAATAATATCTATATAATATGCTCTTTCTAAAATTTTTTTACCTTCTTGTGAAGCAACACATCCACCTACACCTATAATGATATTAGGATTATTTTTTTTTAAACTTTTCCATCTTCCTAATTGATGAAAAAGTTTTTCTTGTGCTTTTTCTCTAATAGAACAAGTATTTAATATTAAAATATTGGCATTTGTTACTGATGTAGTAATTTTACAATTTAATTCATTTTTCATAATATCAGCTATCTTAGAAGAATCATATTCATTCATTTGACAGCCCCAAGTTTTAATATATAATTTATTTTTTAACATAATTTATTAATTAAATAATTTTTTTATTTTTAAATTTTAGAAAAATGAAAAAAATAAGTATATTTTTACCTGGGGTACCTGGATTTGAACCAGGGATGCCGGTATCAAAAACCGGTGCCTTAACCACTTGGCTATACCCCATATTTTTTTATTTATGCGGAAGACGAGACTTGAACTCGTACTATATTTTTATCTAAATAGCCAGAACCTAAATCTGGTGCGTCTACCAAATTCCGCCACTTCCGCTTTCGCTAATTATTTTTTAGCTACGATGGGAATTGAACCCATGACCTCAGCGTTATGAGTGCTGTGCTCTAACCAAAACTAAGCTACGTAGCCAATAATTATATTTACATTATGTAATATAATAAAGTATAACGTCAACTTAAATTTATTAATTTAAGTATAAAATTTAAATTAAATTTGTGAAAAGAGTAAAATAAATATGTGTAGAAATAATAATTTTTATAAAAAAAATTTTATTTTTAAAATTATCCACAATGATTTAAAAAATAAAAAATATAATTTTATATGTACTAGATTTCCTCCAGAACCTAATGGTTATTTACATATAGGACATATTAAATCTATATGTTTAAATTTTTCTATAGCAAAATTTTATGGAGGAAATTGTTTTTTGAGAATTGATGATACTAATCCAACAACTGAAAATATTAAATATATTAATTCTATAAAAAAAGATTTGATTTGGTTAGGATTTAAATGGGATCATAAAATTAAATATTCATCAGATTATTTTGATATGATATATAAATATGCAATAGAATTAATTAATAAAAATTTAGCTTATGTTGATGAATTAAGTATACAAGAAATTAAATCTTATAGAGGTACTTTATCAGTACCTGGTAAAGATAGTCCTTATAGGAATCGTTCAATAAAAGAAAATTTAAAATTATTTCATAATATGCGTTTAGGTAATTTTTCTGAAGGAAGTATGTCTTTACGTGCAAAAATAGACATGAAATCAAAAATAATTATAATGAGAGATCCTGTTTTGTATAGAATTAAATTTCAAAAACATCACCAAACTGGTAAAAAATGGTGTATATATCCTACTTATGATTTTTGTCATTGTATATCTGATTCAATTGAAGGAATAACACACTCTTTATGTACTTTAGAATTTCAAGATAATAAAATATTATATAATTGGATACTCAATAATATCAGTGTTAAAAACTATCCTAAACAATATGAATTTTCAAAATTACAAATTGAATATGGAATAACTTCAAAAAGAAATATTAGATTATTAATTAAAAATAAAATAGTTGATGGATGGGATGATCCTCGTTTATTAACTATTTCTGGTTTACGCAGAAAAGGATATACAGCTTTATCGTTAAAAAATTTTTGTTATCGTATAGGAGTAACAAAACAAAATAATATTATACAATTATCTTATTTAGAATTTTGTATAAAAAAAGAATTAAATCAAATCGCTCCAAGAGCAATGGCAATACTTAGACCTTTAAAAATTATTATTGATAATTTTCCTGTTAATAAAAAAATAAAATTATTAATCCCTAATCATCCATTTAATAAAAATATGGGTTATAGAATTATTTATTTTACAAAAGAAATATATATAGATATTTTAGATTTTTCAGAAGAAGAAAAAAAAGATTATAAAAGATTAATTTTAGGTAAAAAAGTAAAATTAAGATATTCATTTGTAATTAAAGCTAATAAAGTTATTAAAAACAGTAATGGAAATATTATTTGTGTATATTGTACATACTATCAAAATACATTAGGAATTAAAATAGATAAAAAAGATCAAAAAATAAAAGGGATAATTCATTGGATATCTTGTCTTAATTCTCAACCAGTTTTATTTTATTTATATAAAACTTTATTAAAAAAAAAATGTATTAACAATACAGATAATATTTTATCTTATATAAATAAGAAATCATTATTAATATATAATGGTTTTATAGAAAAAAATTTATTAAAAGAACAAAAAAAAAAACATTTTCAATTTGAAAGAGAAGGATATTTTTATTTTGATAAAAAAAATTCTAATAAAAAACAAATAATTTTTAATCAAATATTATCATTTAGATCATAACAATTAGATTAAAATCAATTATATTAAAAATAATATAATTGATTTTAAATAATTAAAGATTTAATTCATTAGAAATTTGTTTAGTCCAAGTTATGATACGTGAATTAGTTAATTCTGATTGTCTGTCTTCATCTATAGTTAATCCTAAAAAATAATCTTTATTTTTTAGACTTTTAGTATTCGAAAAATAATAACTTTTTGTTGGCCAATATCCTACAATATTTCCTTTATTAGTTTTAACTATATTATAAATAACACTTATAGCATCACAAAAATATTCTCCATAATCTTCTTGATCACCACAACCAAATAAACATAAATTTTTATTTTTAAAACTAATTTTTTGTAAAATTGGTAAAAAATCATCCCAATCACATTGAACTTCACCATAATACCATGTGGGTACTCCAAATATAAGTATATTATATTTTTCAATATCTTTTTTTTCTATTTTAGCAATATCAAATACTGAAGCAATATTATGACCTAATTGTTTTTGTATATTAAAAGCAACATTTTCAGTATTTCCTGTATCACTACCAAAAAAAATACCTATCTTTGACATTTTATTTTTATCTCAAAATATTATTTATAACATAATTTTCTAATTAAATTAAATATTAATTTTATATTTTCAATATGTAATAAATGACCAACATTAGGAATATTATATATTCTAGCATTAGGAAATTGAGAAAATATATTAGTATAATTAATTTTATTTATGTAATTTGATTTTTCTCCTTTTAAAAAAAAAATATTTCCTTTCCATACAGAAAAAAGTGGATTCCAATTTAATATATTATTATATTCATTTTTTATAATAGATAAATTAAATTCCCATTTTCCATTTTTAAATGTTTTTAACAATAAATTTATAATAAATTTATTGTTAATGAAAGATTTTAGTAATTTAAACGCATCTTTTCTAAAAAATATTTTTTTTTTGTATACTTCTTCTAATGCAAAAAAAATATTTGTTTTATTAAATTTATATTTAACAGGTGCTATATCTAAAATAATAATAGTTTTAATAAAATTAAATGGTATAAATTTAGTAAGATTCATAGCTATTTTTCCTCCTATAGAATGTCCAATAAAAATAAGATTTTTTTTAATATTTAAAAAATTCAATGTATCCAATACATCTTGTGATAAAGATATATAATCCATTTTTTTATTTTGAGGAGATAAACCATGATTTCTAATATCTAATAATAAAACTTTAAATTTTGTTTTATGAAATAAAAATTTACCCATTAAATATAAACTTTTTTTATTACCAAATAATCCATGTAACATAACAATATTATGTTTATTTTTAATAAATATATTTTCATTAGAAATAAATAAATAACTTAAAATCATATATAACTAAATTTATTAAAAAAAATATTTTATCATAAATAAAATAAAAATTGAATTTTTAAAGAAATAAAAAAATATGATATAATTTTTTACCTAAAAAATTATTGTTTTATTATATGAAAAATATTAATCCTACTAAAACTTTTTCTTGGAAAAAATTACAAAATCATGTAAAAGAAATGAAAAAAATAACTATTTATGATCTATTTCAAATAGATAATAATAGATTTGAAAATTTTTCTATTAATTTTGAAAATATTATTCTTTTTGATTATTCAAAAAATATTATTAATAAAAAAACTATATATTATTTATTAAATTTAGCTAAAGAAACTAAATGTATTGATGCTATTCATGAAATGTTTTATGGGGAAAAAATTAATATAACAGAAAATAAGTCTGTTTTACATACAGCTTTAAGAAATAATAGCATTGATTTCTTTTTAAGAGATCATCAAATTTATAATAATATAAATAAAACTTTAAAAAAAATAAAAAATATTTCTAATAAAATTATATCAGGAGAATGGAAAGGTTTTACTGATAAAAAAATTAAAAATATTGTAAATATAGGAATAGGTGGTTCTCACTTAGGTCCATTAATGATTACAGAATCATTAAAAAATTATAAAAACAAATTAAATTTATTTTTTTTATCTAATGTTGATGCTAATCAATTAATTAATATTATTAATAAAATTAAACCAGAAGAAAGTATATTTATTATTGCATCAAAAACTTTTAATACATTAGAAACAATTACTAATGCTTTAAGTATAAAAAAATGGTTTATTAAAAATATTAATATAAATTTTAATAAAGATATTTTTTCTAAACATTTTATTGCTGTTACAAATAATATTAATGCGGCAATAAAATTCGGTATAAATGAAAATAATATTTTATCATTACTGTCTGAAATAGGTGGACGTTTTTCTCTATGGTCTTCTATTGGATTAATAATATCTTTGTCTATTGGATTTGATAATTTTTATCAATTATTACAAGGAGCATATAAAATGGATAATCACTTTTTTTATTCTCCTATAGATAAAAATATTCCTGTTATTATGGCATTAATTAATATTTGGTATAGTAATTTTTGGGATACAGAAACAGAAGCTATAATAGCTTATAATGATAATATGTGTTTTTTACCATTATATTTGCAACAATTAAATATGGAATCTAATGGTAAATCTATAGATAGAAATGGAGAAAAAATAAAATATCAAACTAGCCCCATTATATGGGGTGATGTAGGAACTAATGGACAACATTCATTTTTTCAAATGTTACATCAAGGAACTAAATTAATACCATGTGATTTTATAGCTTCTGCTATACCTAATTATAATAATTATAAAAATCATCATGTTCAACTTATTGCTAATTATATTGCACAAACAAAAGCATTAGCATTTGGTAATATAAAAGAATATAATTGTAAAAAAAATATATATTATTGTTGTTATGGTAATAGACCTAGTAATTCTATTTTTTTAAAAAAAATTAATCCCTATAATTTAGGAATGTTGATTGCATATTATGAACATAAAATTTTTATACAAGGAGTAATTTTAAATATATTTTCTTTTGATCAATGGGGTGTAGAATTAGGGAAAAAAATTACTCATTCTTTAATAAAAGAAATTAAAATAAATAATTATGCAATAAGTAAAAATGATTATTCATCTAAAGGATTAATTAATTTTTATAAGTATTTTAATTAAAATTTTTATAATAATTATATCTAAATAATTCTCTATTAAACAATAAATGTATATATTATACGATTATAATATATATATTTATTTATAAATTTTATTTACTTATAATACTAATTTTTTAATTTGTTATTATTTTATTTATATTTATTTTTAAAATTAAATTTAGTATTTTTATAAAATTTTTTAGATTTATTTATTAACTCAAAATTAATATTTTTATTGATAATTCGAATATTTTTAGAATTTTGTAAAAATTTTTTTCTTCTTAAAGAAGAAAGTTCAATAATAGAATAATCAGAAAATAATTTTATATTTCCTATATCTTTGCTATCGATTTGAAATTCATTAATAGTAGCTCCAACTATATGACGTATTTCAATTTTATCTTTTTTGCCTATATTTATACGGTAAACATCCATTTTATTAGAATATTTTTTATGTTTTTGAAAATATTTATTTTTAACAATAAAGTTTTTTTTATAAAATATTTTTCTTATACTTGTTTTAGTAGGATCTGGAGGTAATACTAAAGGTTTTTTAAATTGAGATAATTTTAATAAAATTGCTATTAAAATTTCTTGATCTATTTTATTTTTAGTTATTATTGTTGATATAATATTTTGATATTGAATCAAATCTTTTTTTTTTATAAAATTTATTTCTTTTTTTATTTTAAAAATAAATTTTTCTAACCTTTTTTGGCATAAAAGGTTAGAATTGGGTAAAAAAACTTCATTAATATTACATTTTATTTTAAATTGAATATTTTTAAGAAATCTTTTTTCTCTATATTCAATAAATGTTAAAGATTTACCTTGTCTTCCTGCACGTCCAGTTCTCCCAATACGATGAATATAAGACTCAATATCCATTGGTATATCATAGTTTATAACTAAATTAATTCTATCTACATCTAATCCTCTTGCGGCGATATCAGTAGCAATTAATATATCTAAATTACCATTTCTAAATCTTTCTAATGTTTGTTCTCTATTACGTTGATTCATATCTCCATTTAATGCTGCACTATTATAATCATATTGTTTTAATATATCAGCAATTTCAATTGTTGAAGTTTTAGTTTTAACAAAAATTAAAACTGCATCGTAATTTTCAGTTTCTAAAAATTTCATTAAAGCTTCTATTTTATTACCATATATAAACCAATAAGTTTGTTTTATATCTGGTATAGTTTTAATATTTGTTTTTATAATAATTTCATATGGATGAATCATAAAATTTTTAGTAATATTTTTGATTTTTTGTGGCATTGTTGCTGAAAATAATGAAGTTTGATGGTGTTTTGGTATTGTTATTAATATTTTTTCAACATCTTCAATGAAACCCATTCTTAACATTTCATCTGCTTCATCTATTACTAAACTAGTTAATTGAGATAAATTAACAGTTTTTCTTTTAATATGATCTAATAGACGACCTGGAGTAGCTATAATAATTTGTGTTCCTAAACGTAAATTTTTTAATTGTATTTGATATGATTGTCCCCCATATAATGCTAAAATATTAATACCTTTTATATATTTTGAAAATAAAGAAACTGTTTCAGATACTTGTATTGCTAATTCTCTTGTTGGTGTTAAGATTAATATTTGTGTTTTTTTTACAGATAAATTTATATTATTTAATAAAGGTAATATAAAAGCTGCAGTTTTACCACTACCAGTTTGAGCTATTCCTAAAACATCTTTTTTTAATAATAAATGTGGAATACATTTTTTTTGTATAGGAGAAGGATTTAAATATCCTATATCATGTAAAGCTTTTAAAAGAAACTTATTTAAACCAAAATTAGAAAAAGTAATATTCGTCATATAATATACATTCCTTATAAATATATTTTAAAATTTTAAAATTAGTAATTAATAGATTAGAAAATTAATATTTAAATTGTAATTATGTTTTTAATAGTAATTAAACATAATTACAAATATTTAAATTACTCAATGTAAATTATAATTTAATAATTGAGTTTTATAAACTATTATATTTATAAAACTTGTTTTTAAAATAACAAATTTATTAAAATAATTTATATAATTTTTAAAAATATTTTTATATACTAAATTTTATTTATAGCAGCTTTTATACTTAATCTTATTCTTCCATGTTTATCAATTTCCATAACCTTAACAAATACATTTTGTAAAACTTGTAAGTAATCACTTACTTTACTAACATGTTTATTAGTAATTTGAGAAATATGAACTAATCCTTCTTTTCCATTACCTATAGATATAAAAGCACCAAAATCAACAATACGTATTACTTTACCATTATAAATTTGTCCAACAATAATATCAGCTGTAATTTCTTCTATTCTACGAATTGCAAATTTTATTTTTTCATTATTTTTAGCTGCAATTTTAACAATTCCACTATCTTCTATTTCAATAATTGTATCAGTTTCTTCTGTTAGTGCTCTAATAACAGAACCACCTTTTCCTATCATGTCTTTAATTTTTTCCGGATTAATTTTTAATGTGTGAATTCTTGGTGCAAATTCTGAAATATTTTTTCTTGGATTAGCAATAGCTTGTTTCATTACTTCTAAAATATGTAATCTAGCTAATTTTGCTTGAAATAGAGCTAATTTTATAATTTTATAAGTTATTCCTTCTATTTTCATATCCATTTGCAATGCTGTAATTCCATTATTAGTACCTGCAACTTTAAAATCCATATCACCTAAATAATCCTCATCACCTAAAATATCTGATAGTATTATAAAATTATTATTTTCTTTAATTAATCCCATAGCTATACCAGCTACAGCATTTTTTATAGGAATACCTGCATCCATCATAGCTAAAGAAGCTCCACAAACAGAAGCCATAGAAGATGAACCATTAGATTCTGTAATTTCAGATACTATACGAATAGTATAAGGAAATTGGCTAACATCAGGCATAACTGGTATTAAAGATTTTTTAGCTAAATTACCATGACCTATTTCACGTCTTTTAGGAGATCCTAATATTCCAATTTCACCAACAGAATAAGAAGGAAAATTATAATGAAATAAGAAATTATCTGTTCTATTATTTATTAAATCATCTAATGATTGAGCATCTCGAGTTGTTCCTAATGTAGCTGTAACTAATGCTTGTGTTTCTCCTCTTGTAAAAAGAGCTGAACCATGTGTCCTAGGTAAAATACCTATACGTACATCTAAACTGCGTATCATATCATGTTCACGCCCATCAATTCTAAGATTATTTTTTATAATATTTTTACGAACTATTTTTTTTTCTAATTCATAAAAAATTTCATTTAAATATTGCATTGAAATATTTTCATATTTCTTTTCTTCTTTAATTAATTCAAAAACTTCTATTTTTATAGAATCAATTTTGTTAATTCTATTTTGTTTTTCTTGAATATTATATGCTTTTACTAATTTTTTTTTAGATAAAAAAATGATTTTTTGTTTAAGCTTTTCATTTATAGGAGATAAAATCCATTCATAAGATTTTTTTTTTACTTCAGAAGATAATTTAACAATATTATCAATTAATATCTGTTGTTGATTATAACCAAATATAATTGCATCTAATATTTGTTCTTCAGTTAAAAGATAAGATTTAGCTTCTACCATTAAAATAGCTTTTTTAGTACTAGATATAATTAAATCTAATGAACTATTTTTCATTTCTTTAACATTAGGATTTAATATATATTTATTTTTAATAAAACCTATACGTGCAGTACCAAATGTTCCATTAAATGGAATACCAGATAAATTTAAAACAGCAGATGCACCAATAATAGCAACAATATCTGGATTAATTTCTGGATTTACAGACATAACAGTTGCTATAATTTGAATTTCATTTAAAAACCCTTTTTTAAATAAAGGTCTTATAGGACGATCAATTAAACGAGAAATTAAAATTTCATTTTCACTAGGACGGCCTTCTCTACGAAAAAAATTTCCAGGAATACGGCCAGCAGCATATGATTTTTCTTGATAATGCACTGATAAAGGGAAAAAATTTTGTTCTTGTTTAATTTTATTATCTACAACTAAAGTAACGAAAACAGCTGTATCATCAATACTTACCATTACAGCAGATGTTGCTTGTCTAGCTATCATTCCTGTTTCTATAGTTACAGTATTATTACCATAACGAAATCTATGAATAATCGGGTTTAACAAAATAAATATCCTTTCAATAAATTTTTATATTAAAAATATCAATTAATTATAAATTTATAAAGTATATAGATATAATTAAAATTTATTTATTTTCTTAACCCTAAATTTTCAATTAATATGTTATAACTTTTAAATTTTTTTCTTTTAAAATAATTTAATAATTTTCTACGTTGTGATATCATACGTAGAAGGCCTCTACGACTATGGTAATCTTTTTTGTGTACAATAAAATGTTTTTGTAAATAATTAATTTTAGATGTTAATAAAGCTATTTGTACTTGTGTAGATCCTTTATCCTTAATATTAATTTGATATTTTTGTATGATTTTTATTTTTTTTTCTATATTTAAATACATAATTAACTCCATTTATATTTTATATATAAATTAATAAAATTTTTTTATAGAATTCATTAATTTACATTTTATAATATAACCTTTATTATTAATTTGACATATGCCTATAAAATTAAGAATTTTTTTTTCAAAAATCTGAAATTTTGTTTTATCTATTATAGATGTTAATTTAATTTTTTTACCATTTATTATTTTTTTTATTAATAAATTTGATAAATATAATTTAGGTATATGACATATAATATAAT
The Enterobacteriaceae endosymbiont of Donacia crassipes DNA segment above includes these coding regions:
- the miaB gene encoding tRNA (N6-isopentenyl adenosine(37)-C2)-methylthiotransferase MiaB, encoding MLKNKLYIKTWGCQMNEYDSSKIADIMKNELNCKITTSVTNANILILNTCSIREKAQEKLFHQLGRWKSLKKNNPNIIIGVGGCVASQEGKKILERAYYIDIIFGPQTFHRLPKMIYKIRQFKKYLIDISFPKIEKFKFFPFSKTKKVSSFITIIEGCNKYCTYCIVPYTRGKEISRPYKDIILEIKHLASQGVKEIYLLGQNVNAYKYFDKKYKKYYTFTKLLKLIAEIKNIKRIRFTTNHPKYFSDELINIYKTIPQLVNFIHLPVQSGSDKILYLMKRQYNIEEYTRIINKLRNVRPLIQISSDFIVGFPGENEEDFNNTISLILDLDLDMSFSFIYSSRPGTPASKMKDNISIIDKKKRLHLLQYYIKQQTKKFSLKMINTIQIILVEGFSFQNHKYFGKTENNRIVFFTNSKNYIGKFVKIKIIDSNIYSLYGKFISIYDDI
- the glnS gene encoding glutamine--tRNA ligase, translated to MCRNNNFYKKNFIFKIIHNDLKNKKYNFICTRFPPEPNGYLHIGHIKSICLNFSIAKFYGGNCFLRIDDTNPTTENIKYINSIKKDLIWLGFKWDHKIKYSSDYFDMIYKYAIELINKNLAYVDELSIQEIKSYRGTLSVPGKDSPYRNRSIKENLKLFHNMRLGNFSEGSMSLRAKIDMKSKIIIMRDPVLYRIKFQKHHQTGKKWCIYPTYDFCHCISDSIEGITHSLCTLEFQDNKILYNWILNNISVKNYPKQYEFSKLQIEYGITSKRNIRLLIKNKIVDGWDDPRLLTISGLRRKGYTALSLKNFCYRIGVTKQNNIIQLSYLEFCIKKELNQIAPRAMAILRPLKIIIDNFPVNKKIKLLIPNHPFNKNMGYRIIYFTKEIYIDILDFSEEEKKDYKRLILGKKVKLRYSFVIKANKVIKNSNGNIICVYCTYYQNTLGIKIDKKDQKIKGIIHWISCLNSQPVLFYLYKTLLKKKCINNTDNILSYINKKSLLIYNGFIEKNLLKEQKKKHFQFEREGYFYFDKKNSNKKQIIFNQILSFRS
- a CDS encoding DEAD/DEAH box helicase; translated protein: MTNITFSNFGLNKFLLKALHDIGYLNPSPIQKKCIPHLLLKKDVLGIAQTGSGKTAAFILPLLNNINLSVKKTQILILTPTRELAIQVSETVSLFSKYIKGINILALYGGQSYQIQLKNLRLGTQIIIATPGRLLDHIKRKTVNLSQLTSLVIDEADEMLRMGFIEDVEKILITIPKHHQTSLFSATMPQKIKNITKNFMIHPYEIIIKTNIKTIPDIKQTYWFIYGNKIEALMKFLETENYDAVLIFVKTKTSTIEIADILKQYDYNSAALNGDMNQRNREQTLERFRNGNLDILIATDIAARGLDVDRINLVINYDIPMDIESYIHRIGRTGRAGRQGKSLTFIEYREKRFLKNIQFKIKCNINEVFLPNSNLLCQKRLEKFIFKIKKEINFIKKKDLIQYQNIISTIITKNKIDQEILIAILLKLSQFKKPLVLPPDPTKTSIRKIFYKKNFIVKNKYFQKHKKYSNKMDVYRINIGKKDKIEIRHIVGATINEFQIDSKDIGNIKLFSDYSIIELSSLRRKKFLQNSKNIRIINKNINFELINKSKKFYKNTKFNFKNKYK
- a CDS encoding alpha/beta fold hydrolase produces the protein MILSYLFISNENIFIKNKHNIVMLHGLFGNKKSLYLMGKFLFHKTKFKVLLLDIRNHGLSPQNKKMDYISLSQDVLDTLNFLNIKKNLIFIGHSIGGKIAMNLTKFIPFNFIKTIIILDIAPVKYKFNKTNIFFALEEVYKKKIFFRKDAFKLLKSFINNKFIINLLLKTFKNGKWEFNLSIIKNEYNNILNWNPLFSVWKGNIFFLKGEKSNYINKINYTNIFSQFPNARIYNIPNVGHLLHIENIKLIFNLIRKLCYK
- the pgi gene encoding glucose-6-phosphate isomerase, with product MKNINPTKTFSWKKLQNHVKEMKKITIYDLFQIDNNRFENFSINFENIILFDYSKNIINKKTIYYLLNLAKETKCIDAIHEMFYGEKINITENKSVLHTALRNNSIDFFLRDHQIYNNINKTLKKIKNISNKIISGEWKGFTDKKIKNIVNIGIGGSHLGPLMITESLKNYKNKLNLFFLSNVDANQLINIINKIKPEESIFIIASKTFNTLETITNALSIKKWFIKNININFNKDIFSKHFIAVTNNINAAIKFGINENNILSLLSEIGGRFSLWSSIGLIISLSIGFDNFYQLLQGAYKMDNHFFYSPIDKNIPVIMALINIWYSNFWDTETEAIIAYNDNMCFLPLYLQQLNMESNGKSIDRNGEKIKYQTSPIIWGDVGTNGQHSFFQMLHQGTKLIPCDFIASAIPNYNNYKNHHVQLIANYIAQTKALAFGNIKEYNCKKNIYYCCYGNRPSNSIFLKKINPYNLGMLIAYYEHKIFIQGVILNIFSFDQWGVELGKKITHSLIKEIKINNYAISKNDYSSKGLINFYKYFN
- the fldA gene encoding flavodoxin FldA; amino-acid sequence: MSKIGIFFGSDTGNTENVAFNIQKQLGHNIASVFDIAKIEKKDIEKYNILIFGVPTWYYGEVQCDWDDFLPILQKISFKNKNLCLFGCGDQEDYGEYFCDAISVIYNIVKTNKGNIVGYWPTKSYYFSNTKSLKNKDYFLGLTIDEDRQSELTNSRIITWTKQISNELNL
- the ybeY gene encoding rRNA maturation RNase YbeY, producing the protein MKLSIILNYYNFCKNNDQIPYKNDILYWLKIIFMKTNIKKIEITISIVEIDYIQKLNKKYFQISKPTNVLSFLDKNNFLKKTLLGEIILCKEIIEHESFLQKKLLNAHWAHMIIHACLHLLKYDHKNIQETCIMQIKEINILNLLGYKNPYELL